One stretch of Campylobacter sp. CCS1377 DNA includes these proteins:
- a CDS encoding HAMP domain-containing sensor histidine kinase, whose product MLKIKTFFFYLFLIICLGFTSIFYFINESYINNIIKNTYEQKLKSLDDVLRFSILQNLNEKNIKNFASQTRADFVIKKDGKIFSSLQNFDFFKNKFDYNTTNDFLEKKEIFYKAYEFEKYQYIIIVYPKLSNQIKYYWINNAFIFILFIIILALIAIFIFYIFKWYFKDLLFFIKNINNESDFVFKKTFFKDLNFLNSKILKIKELYLKQDIRAKKQAKKIKMKNSQLNNIISTISHELKNPLSVIDISLESLKNENDEKTKEFLLHKIQKQSFKINNLTHKLNLVFNLNSNSLNLEIFDLFEISKELANSFNEERIKIYGETTLIKADLFLIEQVIINLISNALKYSKNEIIIKVYDKEFTIEDKGIGIEAKHIKSITKKFYKINNKTNNSFGLGLFLVKKILSLHQSHLNIKSIPNQGSIFSFKINLTL is encoded by the coding sequence ATGTTAAAAATAAAAACTTTCTTTTTTTATCTTTTTTTAATCATCTGTCTTGGTTTTACAAGTATTTTTTATTTTATTAATGAAAGTTATATTAATAATATCATCAAAAACACTTATGAGCAAAAATTAAAAAGTTTAGATGATGTTTTAAGGTTTTCAATTCTTCAAAATTTAAATGAAAAAAATATAAAAAATTTTGCTTCACAAACTAGAGCGGATTTTGTAATTAAAAAAGATGGGAAAATATTTTCTTCTCTACAAAATTTTGATTTTTTCAAAAATAAATTTGATTATAATACAACAAATGATTTTTTAGAAAAAAAAGAAATTTTTTATAAAGCCTATGAATTTGAAAAATATCAATACATTATTATAGTCTATCCAAAGCTAAGCAATCAAATAAAATATTATTGGATTAATAATGCTTTTATTTTTATTCTTTTTATAATAATTTTAGCTTTAATTGCCATTTTTATTTTTTACATCTTTAAGTGGTATTTTAAGGATTTATTATTTTTCATTAAAAATATAAACAATGAAAGTGATTTTGTATTTAAAAAAACCTTTTTTAAGGATTTAAATTTTTTAAATTCCAAAATACTAAAAATAAAAGAATTGTATTTAAAACAAGATATAAGAGCAAAAAAACAAGCCAAAAAAATTAAAATGAAAAATTCACAATTAAACAATATAATCAGCACAATTTCTCACGAACTAAAAAACCCATTGAGCGTGATTGATATAAGTTTAGAAAGTTTAAAAAATGAAAATGATGAAAAAACTAAGGAATTTTTACTGCATAAAATTCAAAAACAAAGTTTTAAAATAAATAATTTAACACATAAATTAAATTTGGTTTTTAATTTAAATTCTAATTCTTTAAATTTAGAGATTTTTGATTTGTTTGAAATTTCGAAAGAACTTGCAAATTCTTTTAATGAAGAAAGAATTAAAATTTATGGAGAAACCACCTTAATTAAGGCAGATTTATTTTTAATCGAGCAAGTAATTATAAATTTAATTTCAAACGCCTTAAAATATAGCAAAAATGAGATAATTATAAAAGTATATGATAAAGAATTTACAATTGAAGACAAAGGCATAGGCATAGAAGCAAAACATATAAAATCTATTACAAAAAAATTTTATAAAATTAATAATAAAACTAACAATTCTTTTGGTTTAGGATTGTTTTTAGTTAAAAAAATTCTTTCACTTCACCAAAGCCATTTAAATATAAAATCCATTCCTAATCAAGGCAGTATTTTTTCTTTTAAGATAAATTTAACCCTTTAA
- the pstC gene encoding phosphate ABC transporter permease subunit PstC, protein MLKEKIIKFALFLCAFVSVIVSFAIMLTILIEALKFFQKESVITFLFSNEWAADVAFMSADGASKQGVFGALSLFWGTFYISLIAMLTALPLGVMCALYLGVFAGKKSKNYLKPILEIIAGIPTVVFGFFAAIVVAPFIVWFFALFGINASFQSALGAGFIMGIMIVPIVASLSQDCIEVVSEKRINAALALGMTKKEVVFAVILPEAIPGIVAACLLGLSRALGETMIVVMAASLRPNLTMNFLEDMTTVTVKIVEALSGDQAFDSSLALSAFSLGLVLFIITLIINMFSVYLINRFHKRKNL, encoded by the coding sequence TTGCTAAAAGAAAAAATCATTAAATTTGCGCTTTTTTTATGTGCTTTTGTAAGTGTGATAGTAAGTTTTGCTATCATGCTTACGATTTTAATCGAAGCTTTGAAATTCTTTCAAAAAGAAAGTGTAATCACTTTTTTATTTTCAAATGAGTGGGCAGCAGATGTAGCGTTTATGAGTGCTGATGGCGCAAGCAAACAAGGTGTTTTTGGTGCACTTTCCTTATTTTGGGGTACTTTTTATATTTCCTTAATCGCTATGTTAACCGCCTTACCTTTGGGTGTAATGTGTGCTTTATATTTGGGCGTTTTTGCAGGCAAAAAATCTAAAAATTACTTAAAACCTATTTTAGAAATCATTGCAGGAATTCCAACCGTTGTTTTTGGATTTTTTGCCGCTATAGTTGTAGCACCTTTTATCGTGTGGTTTTTTGCGCTTTTTGGTATTAATGCGAGTTTTCAAAGTGCTTTGGGAGCTGGATTTATCATGGGTATTATGATAGTGCCTATTGTGGCTTCTTTGTCGCAAGATTGCATTGAAGTAGTAAGCGAAAAAAGAATAAACGCCGCTTTAGCCTTAGGAATGACAAAAAAAGAAGTGGTTTTTGCTGTGATTTTACCTGAAGCCATTCCAGGTATAGTAGCAGCTTGTCTTTTGGGACTTTCAAGGGCTTTGGGTGAAACCATGATAGTAGTAATGGCAGCTTCTTTGCGTCCAAATTTAACTATGAATTTCTTAGAAGATATGACAACGGTTACTGTAAAAATCGTTGAAGCATTAAGCGGGGATCAAGCTTTTGATAGTTCTTTAGCTTTAAGTGCATTTTCTTTAGGTTTGGTACTTTTTATTATCACTTTAATCATTAATATGTTTAGCGTTTATTTAATCAATCGCTTTCATAAAAGGAAAAATTTATGA
- the gyrB gene encoding DNA topoisomerase (ATP-hydrolyzing) subunit B gives MQENQNYGAGNIKVLKGLEAVRKRPGMYIGDTNIGGLHHMIYEVVDNSIDEAMAGYCDTIDIEITTEGSCIVSDNGRGIPVGMHPTENMPTLTVVLTVLHAGGKFDKDTYKVSGGLHGVGVSVVNALSKKLVATVQRDGEIYRQEFSEGKVISEFGVIGNSKKTGTTIEFWPDDKIFEVTEFDYEILAKRFRELAYLNPKITINFKDNRVGKKESFHFEGGISQFVVDLNKKEALTKPIFFSVDEEDVNVEIALLYNDTYSENLLSFVNNIKTPDGGTHEAGFRMGLTRVISNYIEANANAREKDSKITGDDVREGLIAIVSVKVPEPQFEGQTKGKLGSSYVRPIVSKASFEYLTKYFEENPIEAKAIMNKALMAARGREAAKKARELTRKKESLSVGTLPGKLADCQSKDPSESEIYLVEGDSAGGSAKQGRERFFQAILPLRGKILNVEKARLDKILKSEQIQNMITAFGCGIGDEFDISKLRYHKIIIMTDADVDGSHIQTLLLTFFFRFMNDLVANGHIYLAQPPLYRYKKGEKREIYLKDEKALNDYLIETGIESSNNYEGIGLNDLKDLLKIAAAYRSVLNDLKKRFNVISVIRYLIENPDFIKENNEELFKIVKAFLEKEGHNILNHYINDNEIRVYVQTENGLEELIINDDLFSHPLYEEASYIFNKIKDRDLATDKDILDILSEVETNAKKGAYIQRYKGLGEMNPEQLWETTMDPSVRRLLKITIEDAQSANDTFNLFMGDEVEPRRDYIQAHAKDVKHLDV, from the coding sequence ATGCAAGAAAATCAAAACTATGGTGCTGGAAATATTAAAGTCTTAAAAGGCTTAGAAGCTGTTAGAAAACGCCCAGGTATGTATATAGGAGATACAAACATAGGCGGACTTCATCATATGATTTATGAAGTAGTGGATAATTCTATCGATGAGGCTATGGCTGGGTATTGTGATACTATCGATATAGAAATTACTACTGAAGGAAGTTGTATAGTAAGTGATAATGGTCGTGGTATTCCTGTGGGTATGCACCCTACTGAAAATATGCCAACACTAACCGTTGTTCTAACTGTGCTTCATGCAGGTGGAAAATTTGATAAAGATACTTATAAAGTTTCTGGTGGTTTACACGGTGTGGGTGTTTCAGTTGTAAATGCACTTTCTAAAAAACTTGTTGCGACTGTGCAAAGAGATGGAGAAATTTATCGCCAAGAATTTTCAGAAGGTAAAGTAATAAGTGAATTTGGTGTTATAGGAAACAGTAAAAAAACAGGAACAACTATAGAATTTTGGCCTGATGATAAAATTTTTGAAGTTACAGAGTTTGATTATGAAATTTTAGCTAAACGCTTTCGTGAACTTGCATATTTAAATCCAAAAATCACTATAAATTTTAAAGATAATCGCGTAGGTAAAAAAGAAAGTTTTCATTTCGAAGGTGGAATTTCACAATTTGTAGTTGATTTAAATAAAAAAGAAGCTTTAACAAAACCTATATTTTTTAGTGTAGATGAAGAAGATGTAAATGTGGAAATAGCTTTACTTTATAATGATACTTATAGTGAAAATTTGCTTTCTTTTGTTAATAATATTAAAACTCCAGATGGTGGAACACATGAAGCTGGTTTTAGAATGGGCTTAACAAGGGTAATTAGTAATTATATAGAAGCAAATGCTAATGCTAGAGAAAAGGACTCTAAAATTACTGGTGATGATGTACGTGAAGGACTTATCGCAATAGTAAGTGTAAAAGTACCTGAGCCACAATTTGAAGGACAGACTAAAGGAAAATTAGGCTCAAGCTATGTGCGTCCCATAGTTTCAAAAGCAAGTTTTGAATACTTGACTAAATATTTTGAAGAAAATCCTATTGAAGCAAAAGCCATTATGAATAAAGCTTTAATGGCAGCTCGTGGTAGAGAAGCAGCAAAAAAAGCAAGAGAATTAACGCGTAAAAAAGAAAGTTTAAGCGTTGGAACTTTACCTGGAAAATTGGCTGATTGTCAAAGCAAAGATCCAAGTGAAAGTGAAATTTATCTTGTAGAAGGAGATTCTGCAGGGGGTTCTGCAAAACAAGGTAGAGAAAGATTTTTTCAAGCTATTTTGCCTTTGCGTGGTAAAATTTTAAATGTTGAAAAAGCAAGACTAGATAAGATTTTAAAATCTGAACAAATTCAAAATATGATTACTGCTTTTGGTTGTGGTATAGGAGATGAATTTGATATTTCAAAATTAAGATACCATAAAATCATCATTATGACAGATGCTGATGTAGATGGCTCTCATATACAAACCTTACTTTTAACTTTCTTCTTCCGTTTTATGAATGATCTTGTAGCTAACGGACATATTTATCTAGCACAACCGCCACTTTACCGTTATAAAAAAGGTGAAAAAAGAGAAATTTATCTTAAAGATGAAAAAGCTTTGAATGATTATTTAATCGAAACAGGCATTGAAAGCTCTAATAATTATGAAGGAATTGGCTTAAATGATTTAAAAGATTTATTAAAAATAGCTGCAGCATATCGCTCGGTTTTAAATGATCTTAAAAAGCGTTTTAATGTGATTTCTGTGATTAGATATTTGATAGAAAATCCTGATTTTATCAAAGAAAATAACGAAGAACTTTTTAAAATCGTAAAAGCCTTTTTAGAAAAAGAAGGACATAATATCTTAAATCATTATATCAACGACAATGAAATTCGCGTTTATGTGCAAACTGAAAATGGTTTAGAAGAGCTTATTATCAATGATGATTTATTTTCTCATCCACTTTATGAAGAAGCAAGTTATATTTTTAATAAAATAAAAGATCGTGACTTAGCAACCGATAAAGATATTTTAGATATTTTAAGCGAAGTAGAAACTAATGCAAAAAAAGGTGCTTATATCCAACGCTATAAAGGTTTGGGTGAAATGAATCCTGAACAACTTTGGGAAACGACTATGGATCCAAGTGTGAGAAGACTTTTAAAAATTACTATTGAAGATGCACAGAGTGCTAATGATACTTTTAATCTTTTCATGGGCGATGAGGTTGAACCAAGACGCGATTATATTCAAGCACATGCTAAAGATGTGAAGCATTTGGATGTGTAA
- the dnaN gene encoding DNA polymerase III subunit beta: protein MKLSINKNTLESAIALCNAYTDKKDSSSITSHLLFEAQGDKLTIKANDYEIGLNYKIKKIQIESSGYATVNSKSIADVIKSLNNEDVVLETIDNSLFIRQKSTKYKLPMFKYEDFPSFPEIEGKNKFDIDSSDLSRSLKKILPAIDTNNPKYSLNGAFLDIKTDKINFVGTDTKRLAIFTLDKTNDKEFSFSIPKKAIIEMQKLFYEKIEIYYDENMLIAKNDNFEFFTKLINDKFPDYEKVVPKQITKEFTFKTEDFIDSLKRINVVAEKMKLHFNKNKLIFEGISLDNVEAKTELELELDIEDNFDLSIKIKYLIDFLNSIESEEFKISINEPNLAFIVSSAELQTVIMPVIL from the coding sequence ATGAAACTTAGCATCAACAAAAACACCCTTGAATCTGCCATAGCTTTATGTAACGCTTACACAGATAAAAAAGATTCAAGTTCTATTACCTCTCATCTACTTTTTGAAGCACAAGGAGATAAACTTACAATCAAAGCAAATGATTATGAAATAGGCTTAAACTATAAAATTAAAAAAATTCAAATTGAAAGCTCTGGTTATGCAACAGTTAATAGCAAAAGCATTGCTGATGTGATTAAAAGTTTAAATAACGAAGATGTTGTTTTAGAAACCATTGATAATTCTTTATTTATCAGACAAAAAAGTACAAAATACAAACTTCCTATGTTTAAATATGAAGATTTCCCATCTTTTCCAGAAATAGAAGGAAAAAATAAATTTGACATTGATTCTAGCGACTTAAGCCGTTCATTAAAGAAAATTTTACCAGCTATCGATACAAATAACCCAAAATATTCTTTAAACGGAGCTTTTCTAGACATTAAAACAGATAAAATTAATTTCGTTGGAACAGATACAAAAAGACTAGCAATTTTTACATTAGATAAAACAAATGATAAAGAATTTTCTTTCAGTATCCCTAAAAAAGCCATTATAGAAATGCAAAAACTTTTCTATGAAAAAATTGAAATTTATTATGATGAAAATATGCTTATTGCTAAAAATGATAATTTTGAATTCTTCACAAAACTCATTAACGATAAATTTCCTGATTATGAAAAAGTAGTTCCAAAACAAATCACCAAAGAATTTACCTTTAAAACTGAAGATTTTATTGATTCTTTAAAAAGAATTAATGTTGTAGCTGAAAAAATGAAACTTCATTTTAATAAAAACAAACTCATTTTTGAAGGTATTAGCCTTGATAATGTTGAAGCAAAAACAGAATTAGAACTTGAACTTGATATAGAAGATAACTTTGATCTTAGTATTAAAATCAAATATCTAATTGATTTCTTAAATTCCATAGAAAGTGAAGAATTTAAAATAAGCATTAATGAGCCAAATTTGGCTTTTATAGTAAGTTCAGCTGAACTTCAAACTGTAATTATGCCAGTAATTTTATAA
- a CDS encoding response regulator transcription factor translates to MLNIVLIEDDKDLNELISLKLSQEKYKIYSFFDIFDLENFLDNNEIDLIIMDRNLPSGDSVELIKKLRTNGYDEAVIFLSAKTLQKDILDGFKEGCDDYICKPFNFNELLFRIKAITKRNTKKEILIFENFVLNIDERILKFKDEKIPNLTTLDIELLKCFFTYKNQLLSRQFLSEQVWKNDTTGDKTINTAILRLKQKIPAFKEKIISIRSVGYKLC, encoded by the coding sequence ATGTTAAATATAGTTTTAATCGAAGATGATAAAGATTTAAATGAATTAATCAGTCTTAAATTGAGTCAAGAAAAATATAAAATCTATAGTTTTTTTGATATTTTTGACTTAGAAAATTTCTTAGACAATAACGAAATTGATTTAATCATCATGGATAGAAATTTACCGAGTGGAGACAGCGTAGAACTGATAAAAAAACTAAGAACAAATGGCTACGATGAAGCGGTGATTTTCTTAAGTGCTAAAACTTTGCAAAAAGATATTTTAGATGGCTTTAAAGAGGGTTGTGATGATTATATTTGCAAGCCTTTTAATTTCAATGAGTTATTATTTAGAATCAAAGCAATAACCAAAAGAAATACAAAAAAAGAAATTTTAATTTTTGAGAACTTTGTTTTAAACATAGATGAAAGAATTCTAAAATTCAAAGATGAAAAAATACCCAATCTCACCACACTTGATATCGAGCTTTTAAAATGCTTTTTCACATACAAAAATCAACTTTTAAGTAGACAATTTTTAAGCGAACAAGTATGGAAAAATGACACCACGGGCGATAAAACCATCAATACTGCTATTTTAAGATTAAAGCAAAAAATTCCAGCTTTTAAAGAAAAAATTATTTCCATAAGATCAGTTGGCTATAAATTATGTTAA
- a CDS encoding lactate utilization protein C, translating into MSRLNELSSKSKEAILNKVKNGHRDTNFTYIPSSDPVGHIKTSDDALEELKEKMSANKYIVEEATIETLEEKINQIVAKYGYEKMIYGSNLNLNIDKIKAKSKICFNEQIENLRSEVFHSEFSIIHAKAGVSSHGVALVLSSKEQPRMLSLAPTLCIMLLKKESVVKSLAEALTLVKKENETLPSNILFIAGPSRTADIELIPVFGVHGSQIVHIIFY; encoded by the coding sequence GTGAGTAGATTAAATGAACTTTCTTCAAAAAGCAAAGAAGCGATATTAAACAAAGTCAAAAATGGCCATAGGGATACAAATTTCACATACATCCCAAGCTCAGATCCAGTAGGACACATCAAAACAAGCGATGATGCTTTAGAGGAACTAAAAGAAAAAATGAGTGCAAACAAATACATAGTCGAAGAAGCCACGATAGAAACTTTAGAAGAAAAAATCAATCAAATCGTGGCAAAATATGGCTATGAAAAAATGATTTATGGCTCAAATCTAAATCTTAATATCGATAAAATCAAAGCAAAATCCAAAATTTGTTTTAATGAACAAATAGAAAATTTAAGAAGTGAAGTTTTTCATAGCGAATTTTCTATCATCCACGCAAAGGCTGGAGTAAGCTCACACGGCGTTGCTTTAGTGCTTTCATCAAAAGAGCAACCAAGAATGCTTTCTTTAGCTCCTACTTTATGTATCATGCTACTTAAAAAAGAAAGTGTAGTAAAAAGCTTGGCTGAGGCTTTAACTTTGGTAAAAAAAGAGAATGAAACTTTGCCTAGCAATATTTTATTTATCGCTGGACCTTCAAGGACAGCAGACATTGAACTTATCCCTGTTTTTGGGGTACATGGCTCACAAATTGTTCATATCATTTTTTATTAA
- the pstB gene encoding phosphate ABC transporter ATP-binding protein PstB: MIAKTTNLNLFYGKKQALFDINMQIAKNKITALIGASGCGKSTFLRCFNRMNDKIAKIDGLVEIDNKDVKNQDVVVLRKNVGMVFQQPNVFVKSIYENISYAPKLHGMIKNKDDEEALVVDCLKKVGLYEEVKDKLKQNALALSGGQQQRLCIARALAIKPKLLLLDEPTSALDPISSGVIEELLKELSHNLSMIMVTHNMQQGKRVADFVAFFHLGELVEFGESKEFFKNPKEEKTKAYLSGAFG, from the coding sequence ATGATAGCAAAAACAACAAATTTAAATTTATTTTATGGCAAAAAACAAGCTTTATTTGATATCAATATGCAAATAGCAAAAAATAAAATTACTGCTCTTATAGGTGCTTCAGGGTGTGGGAAATCAACATTTTTGCGTTGTTTTAACAGAATGAATGATAAAATCGCAAAAATTGATGGACTGGTAGAAATTGACAATAAAGATGTGAAAAATCAAGATGTAGTGGTTTTGCGTAAAAATGTGGGTATGGTTTTTCAACAACCCAATGTTTTTGTAAAAAGCATTTATGAAAATATTTCCTATGCGCCAAAACTTCATGGAATGATTAAAAATAAAGATGATGAAGAAGCTTTGGTGGTGGATTGTCTTAAAAAAGTAGGGTTATATGAAGAGGTAAAAGATAAATTAAAGCAAAATGCCTTAGCACTTTCGGGCGGACAGCAACAACGCCTTTGCATTGCAAGAGCTTTAGCGATAAAACCTAAACTTTTGCTTTTAGATGAGCCAACTTCTGCACTTGATCCTATAAGTTCAGGCGTTATTGAAGAGCTTTTAAAGGAATTAAGCCATAATCTTTCTATGATCATGGTGACACACAATATGCAACAAGGCAAACGCGTGGCAGATTTTGTAGCATTTTTTCATTTAGGAGAGCTTGTAGAATTTGGTGAAAGCAAGGAATTTTTTAAAAATCCAAAAGAAGAAAAAACCAAAGCTTATCTAAGCGGTGCTTTTGGGTGA
- a CDS encoding substrate-binding domain-containing protein encodes MKKILALSVASCAFFSALNAVDLKIAGSSTVYPFTSFVAEEYAAINNAKTPIVESLGTGGGFKVFCEGITDISNASRPIKSSEFEACQKAGITDIVGIMIGYDGIVLAQNKANAPLNITMKELFLALAKEVPQDGKLIPNPYTNWQQINKNLPNRKITIYGPPSSSGTRDTIEELVMSEVSKKIPEYKGAYKTIRQDSAFIPSGENDNLIVSKLSVDKDAFGLFGYGFLSSNEDKINATTIDNIEANAKNIMEGKYELARSLYIYINANKNPKESFEFAKIYMSDDLAKSGGELEKIGLVPLSEINLKATQKHIEDRKILNEELVKAGKVF; translated from the coding sequence ATGAAAAAAATTCTAGCTTTGAGTGTGGCAAGTTGTGCGTTTTTTAGTGCTTTGAATGCTGTAGATTTAAAAATCGCAGGTAGCTCAACCGTGTATCCTTTTACTTCTTTTGTTGCTGAAGAATATGCAGCAATTAATAATGCCAAAACCCCTATTGTGGAAAGTTTAGGCACAGGAGGTGGGTTTAAGGTATTTTGCGAAGGAATTACTGATATTTCTAATGCTTCAAGACCTATAAAATCAAGTGAGTTTGAAGCTTGTCAAAAAGCAGGAATTACTGACATAGTAGGCATCATGATAGGTTATGATGGTATAGTTTTAGCACAAAATAAAGCTAATGCGCCTTTAAATATCACAATGAAAGAGCTTTTTTTAGCATTAGCTAAAGAAGTGCCTCAAGATGGCAAACTTATACCAAATCCTTACACAAACTGGCAACAAATCAATAAAAATTTACCAAATCGTAAAATCACTATCTATGGCCCTCCATCAAGTTCAGGCACGAGAGATACCATAGAAGAGCTTGTAATGAGCGAAGTTTCTAAAAAAATTCCAGAATACAAAGGCGCTTATAAAACCATCCGTCAAGACTCAGCTTTTATACCAAGTGGGGAAAACGATAATTTAATCGTTTCAAAATTAAGTGTTGATAAAGATGCTTTTGGGCTTTTTGGATATGGCTTTTTATCGAGCAATGAAGATAAAATCAACGCTACAACAATCGATAACATAGAAGCAAATGCAAAAAATATCATGGAAGGTAAATATGAACTTGCAAGAAGTTTGTATATTTATATCAATGCTAATAAAAATCCAAAAGAAAGTTTTGAGTTTGCAAAAATTTATATGAGTGATGATTTAGCAAAAAGTGGTGGCGAACTTGAAAAAATAGGACTTGTTCCTTTAAGTGAGATTAATTTAAAAGCTACACAAAAACATATAGAAGATAGAAAAATCTTAAATGAAGAGCTTGTAAAAGCTGGAAAAGTTTTTTAA
- the pstA gene encoding phosphate ABC transporter permease PstA: MKKLFKKRQKASKSFKRLCKMGLYINLIFLCIFLGSVGYLGIGAFKQTYIFVEPDRNSPSYELLSRAEQRKIRTGQVSEKSWLLANSEVDQYMKENYNRLSEEQRILVDKLTQNGEIKLKFNTNFFLNGDSKSPESAGILSSIVGTLLVMLVCMAVSVPVGIAAAIYLEEFAPQNMFTHFIEVCINNLASIPSILFGLLGLGIFINLFGMPRSSALVGGLTLAIMSLPIIIVSTKAALKSVDINMKNAAYALGMTKVQMVKGIMLPLAMPMILTGSILTLAQAIGETAPLMIIGMIAFIPDAANSVFDATSVLPAQIYSWSAMPERAFLEKTAAGIIVLLGLLVVLNLSAILLRKYFQGRLK, encoded by the coding sequence ATGAAAAAACTTTTCAAAAAAAGACAAAAGGCTTCAAAATCTTTTAAAAGACTTTGCAAAATGGGGCTTTATATTAATTTAATTTTTCTTTGTATTTTTTTAGGCAGTGTAGGATATCTAGGAATCGGGGCTTTTAAGCAAACTTATATTTTTGTAGAGCCTGATAGAAATTCGCCTTCTTATGAGCTTTTATCGCGTGCAGAACAAAGAAAAATTAGAACAGGACAAGTAAGCGAAAAATCTTGGCTTTTGGCAAATTCAGAAGTAGATCAATACATGAAAGAAAATTATAATCGTTTGAGTGAAGAGCAAAGAATTTTAGTAGATAAATTAACACAAAATGGCGAAATAAAGCTTAAATTTAATACTAATTTCTTTTTAAACGGAGATTCTAAGTCGCCTGAAAGTGCTGGAATTTTATCTTCTATCGTAGGGACTTTACTTGTCATGCTTGTTTGCATGGCGGTGAGCGTGCCTGTGGGTATAGCAGCAGCGATTTATTTGGAAGAATTTGCACCACAAAATATGTTTACTCATTTTATAGAAGTTTGTATTAATAACTTGGCCAGTATTCCTAGTATTTTGTTTGGGCTTTTGGGACTTGGAATATTTATTAATCTTTTTGGAATGCCTAGATCAAGTGCTTTAGTGGGCGGGCTTACTTTGGCGATTATGAGTTTGCCTATTATCATTGTTTCGACTAAGGCAGCTTTAAAAAGTGTGGATATAAATATGAAAAACGCGGCTTATGCTTTGGGTATGACTAAAGTGCAAATGGTAAAAGGCATAATGCTACCTTTGGCTATGCCTATGATTTTAACAGGATCTATTTTAACTCTAGCACAAGCTATCGGTGAGACTGCACCTTTGATGATTATCGGTATGATAGCTTTTATTCCAGATGCGGCAAATTCGGTTTTTGATGCAACAAGTGTACTGCCTGCTCAAATTTATTCATGGTCGGCTATGCCAGAACGCGCATTTTTAGAAAAAACAGCGGCGGGCATTATTGTGCTTTTGGGGCTTTTAGTGGTGCTAAATCTTAGTGCAATACTTTTAAGAAAATATTTTCAAGGAAGATTAAAATGA